A single Desulfovibrio piger DNA region contains:
- the upp gene encoding uracil phosphoribosyltransferase, which translates to MAVHVVDHPLVRHKLGILRKDSTSTSEFRSVSNEIARLLIYEATKGFSTEKHTVQGWAGPVEVEAISGKMVTIVPILRAGLGLMDGVLDMIPGAKISVVGLYRNEETLEPVEYYAKLARNIESRLAIILDPMLATGGSLIATIDILKKRGCRHICSLNLVCAPEGIARVQAKHPDVEIYTAAVDSHLNEHGYIIPGLGDAGDRIFGTK; encoded by the coding sequence ATGGCAGTCCATGTAGTGGATCACCCCCTGGTGCGGCACAAGCTCGGCATCCTGCGCAAGGACAGTACGTCCACCAGTGAATTCCGCAGTGTTTCCAATGAGATTGCCCGCTTGCTCATCTATGAGGCCACCAAGGGCTTCAGCACTGAGAAGCATACGGTGCAAGGCTGGGCCGGGCCCGTGGAAGTGGAGGCCATTTCCGGCAAGATGGTGACCATCGTCCCCATCCTGCGCGCCGGGCTGGGACTCATGGACGGCGTCCTGGACATGATCCCCGGGGCCAAGATCAGCGTGGTGGGCCTGTACCGCAATGAAGAGACGCTGGAACCCGTGGAATATTATGCCAAGCTGGCCCGCAACATCGAAAGCCGCCTGGCCATCATCCTGGATCCCATGCTGGCTACGGGCGGTTCGCTCATCGCCACCATCGACATCCTCAAGAAACGAGGCTGCAGGCATATCTGCAGCCTCAATCTGGTCTGCGCGCCCGAAGGCATCGCCAGGGTCCAGGCAAAACATCCCGATGTGGAGATCTATACTGCGGCGGTGGACTCGCACCTGAACGAGCACGGCTATATCATCCCCGGCCTGGGGGATGCCGGCGACCGCATCTTCGGCACCAAGTAG
- a CDS encoding ATP-binding cassette domain-containing protein, with product MAPVIIAKDLYKCYAGFSPVLRGVNIEVEAGELVAIMGPSGCGKSTMLHVLGMLHAPDSGTLEILGTNVLEFNREQTAAFRRGNMGFVMQSSNMFDHSTVFENVEFPLIYENVPPAERWERVIRALELVRLSARVHYRSNRLSGGEQQRVAIARAMVNNPRILLADEPTGALDARTSRVIMDNFRTLCHKGGVAMIMVTHDPKMAEFCDSIYTLEDGILVCKKHEPVPVSPDQQQNLLAAPTPILRGALVAEKFPEASGRCLMEEAHRMHAAGLLSRIYAIEGASFLSSDSQGYALPLPVRHISSWRFVSVMRMLFSHLRGTSATAWELWKSIPSGKGGFFHNLWLMGCGALLARWCLEEKIEFLYASGAHAPASVAWVAARMLQIPFAFAVRTADLASPAKDWLVKAEQAAFVRCDTEATRKAVCELLPSVDPQRIVLLRDALTLTPPDEDIAMPPSKVPEPLQLLAVGTMTSRKGYDILLRACLALQKAGVDFRLTLVGTGPWRLRLRLLSWRLGLRKLVSFPGQLPHEAMTDLYRRADIFIAPGHMTRGGDMDGLPSALTEAMAFGVAVVVSDLPGQLEVVQNGRNGLVVPQNDVTALSRALLDLAGSAEKRRHLGAEGWKRIREVLDEEATEARLTALFKAACRR from the coding sequence ATGGCGCCGGTTATCATTGCCAAAGATCTGTACAAGTGCTACGCGGGCTTTTCGCCTGTTTTGCGTGGCGTCAACATTGAGGTGGAGGCGGGGGAACTCGTGGCCATCATGGGCCCGTCCGGGTGCGGCAAGTCGACCATGCTGCACGTGCTGGGCATGCTGCATGCGCCAGATTCCGGTACGCTGGAGATCCTGGGGACCAATGTCCTGGAATTCAACCGGGAGCAGACAGCCGCTTTCCGGCGGGGCAACATGGGCTTCGTGATGCAGTCGAGCAATATGTTCGATCACTCCACGGTATTCGAGAATGTGGAATTCCCCCTTATTTACGAAAACGTGCCGCCTGCGGAGCGCTGGGAGCGGGTCATCCGGGCCCTGGAGCTGGTGCGGCTCTCCGCCCGCGTCCATTACCGCAGCAACCGTCTTTCCGGGGGCGAGCAGCAGCGTGTGGCCATCGCCCGCGCCATGGTGAACAATCCCCGCATCCTTCTGGCGGACGAACCCACCGGGGCCCTTGACGCCCGCACCAGCCGGGTGATCATGGACAACTTCCGCACCCTTTGCCACAAGGGCGGGGTCGCCATGATCATGGTGACCCACGACCCCAAGATGGCCGAGTTCTGCGACAGCATCTACACGCTGGAAGACGGCATCCTGGTCTGCAAGAAACACGAGCCCGTGCCCGTCAGCCCGGACCAGCAGCAGAACCTGCTGGCGGCGCCCACGCCCATCCTGCGCGGTGCCCTGGTGGCGGAAAAATTCCCCGAAGCCTCGGGCCGCTGCCTGATGGAAGAGGCCCACCGCATGCATGCGGCCGGGCTGCTTTCCCGCATCTACGCCATCGAAGGCGCCAGTTTCCTGAGCAGCGATTCGCAGGGCTATGCCCTGCCGCTGCCGGTGCGGCATATCAGCTCGTGGCGTTTCGTCTCCGTCATGCGCATGCTGTTCTCGCACTTGCGCGGCACATCCGCCACAGCCTGGGAGCTGTGGAAGTCCATCCCGTCCGGGAAGGGGGGCTTTTTCCACAACCTCTGGCTCATGGGCTGCGGGGCCCTGCTGGCCCGCTGGTGCCTGGAGGAGAAGATCGAGTTCCTGTACGCATCAGGCGCCCATGCCCCGGCCTCCGTTGCCTGGGTGGCGGCCCGCATGCTCCAGATCCCCTTTGCCTTTGCCGTGCGCACGGCGGATCTTGCTTCGCCGGCCAAGGACTGGCTGGTGAAGGCCGAGCAGGCGGCCTTCGTGCGCTGTGATACGGAGGCCACACGCAAGGCCGTCTGTGAGCTGCTGCCGTCCGTTGATCCGCAGCGCATCGTGCTCCTGCGTGACGCCCTGACCCTGACCCCGCCGGACGAAGATATCGCCATGCCGCCGTCCAAGGTGCCGGAACCGTTGCAGCTGCTGGCCGTGGGGACCATGACCAGCCGCAAGGGGTACGATATCCTGCTGCGGGCCTGCCTTGCCCTGCAGAAAGCCGGGGTGGACTTCCGCCTGACCCTGGTGGGGACCGGTCCCTGGCGTCTGCGCCTGCGGCTGCTTTCCTGGCGCCTTGGCCTGCGCAAGCTCGTCTCCTTCCCAGGGCAACTGCCGCACGAAGCCATGACCGACCTGTACCGCCGTGCGGACATCTTCATCGCGCCCGGCCATATGACCAGGGGCGGGGATATGGACGGCCTGCCGTCGGCCCTGACCGAGGCCATGGCCTTTGGTGTGGCTGTGGTGGTGAGCGATCTTCCCGGCCAGCTGGAAGTGGTCCAGAACGGCCGCAACGGCCTTGTCGTGCCGCAGAATGATGTCACGGCCCTGTCCCGGGCGTTGCTGGATCTGGCAGGCAGTGCGGAAAAGCGTCGCCATCTGGGCGCTGAAGGCTGGAAGCGCATCCGCGAGGTCCTGGACGAAGAGGCCACGGAAGCACGGCTGACCGCGCTTTTCAAGGCGGCCTGCCGGCGCTGA
- a CDS encoding polysaccharide deacetylase family protein has translation MKNAHPHTSDIPLRVVVSLDVEEEGLFSGHYAASGCGVSNVSLLPRLAPLSRDLGFPLTLFCAHTVFADAGACHVLEQMRDHYGAEIGAHLHHWSTPPASPLDPPHEGQPTRTDKLPRDLLRQRLATLLDAGREFQGAPLTSFRMGRWDLKGGVRPLLSEAGIRVDSSVCPLRHFPGGPDHFLAPADPYWVEGWQGAPLLEAPITQIPLHPALARLWYRACPAASRDTFHFWGVLSPNPFWHAPRIMRWAARLHRQRGGQVLSLFWHSSEMLPGGSPHVPDQKAADAVLARIHAFLSWLRETFPVQGCTASQLAELPAGTFPVRPAGRGDW, from the coding sequence ATGAAAAATGCGCATCCCCATACATCTGATATCCCTCTGCGGGTGGTCGTCAGTCTCGATGTCGAAGAAGAAGGCCTGTTTTCAGGCCATTACGCCGCCAGCGGCTGCGGTGTCTCCAATGTCTCCCTCCTGCCCAGGCTCGCGCCGCTGAGCAGGGACCTGGGCTTTCCGCTGACGCTGTTCTGCGCCCATACGGTCTTTGCCGATGCCGGGGCCTGCCATGTGCTGGAGCAGATGCGCGACCATTACGGCGCGGAGATCGGGGCCCATCTCCATCACTGGAGCACGCCGCCGGCCTCACCTCTGGATCCCCCGCACGAGGGCCAGCCCACACGCACGGACAAGCTGCCCCGCGACCTGCTGCGCCAGCGTCTGGCCACGCTGCTGGATGCCGGGCGGGAGTTCCAGGGCGCGCCCCTGACCAGTTTCCGCATGGGCCGCTGGGACCTCAAGGGCGGCGTGCGCCCCCTGCTTTCCGAAGCCGGCATCAGGGTGGACAGCTCCGTCTGCCCCCTGCGCCATTTCCCTGGCGGCCCGGACCACTTCCTTGCCCCGGCGGATCCCTACTGGGTGGAAGGCTGGCAGGGCGCCCCCCTGCTGGAGGCCCCCATCACGCAGATCCCTCTGCATCCCGCGCTTGCCAGGCTCTGGTACCGGGCCTGTCCTGCCGCCTCTCGGGACACGTTCCATTTCTGGGGCGTCCTCAGCCCCAATCCGTTCTGGCATGCGCCCCGGATCATGCGCTGGGCCGCGCGGCTGCACCGGCAGCGGGGCGGACAGGTGCTGAGCCTGTTCTGGCACTCCTCCGAGATGCTGCCCGGCGGTTCCCCGCATGTGCCCGACCAGAAGGCCGCGGACGCCGTTCTGGCACGCATCCACGCCTTCCTGTCCTGGCTTCGGGAGACCTTCCCGGTTCAGGGCTGCACCGCCAGCCAGCTGGCAGAACTGCCTGCGGGCACCTTCCCCGTCCGTCCGGCAGGCCGGGGCGACTGGTAA
- a CDS encoding glycosyltransferase family 2 protein — translation MGTTFFVLALLQCALLFFLSRVGSRLDREERKPAPQRTHWPRTGLIVPAGGNHPRMREALESLLRQDYPALYPVIVTATADEPAAGIARELQARYPQLRHVVAGFAKGCGQKNHNSLKGVAAVEDEVELLAFCDSTHIAPRDFIRRLVAPVVDGEDFSTGYHKVVALDAGIVTMAYALCVQLMRYLQGISSFTQLWGGAMCFRLSAFRRYGVREFWMTNVVDDCSLADRLIRLGARIRLSADAVLMTEARDHDLGVWRHWMDRQILFLKFCIPCQWVLLGVLACLMLLPVLWAVLALLGVLLGKLSFGWLLGVLAYAAALALVLRGWARFQESVFPVWRWMVAFCASACMFVWVYLGTILAEGVLWQGIWYEVGRQGRVIRMRRQK, via the coding sequence ATGGGGACTACCTTCTTTGTGCTGGCGCTGTTGCAGTGTGCCCTGCTTTTTTTCCTGTCCCGGGTGGGCAGCAGGCTTGACCGCGAAGAACGCAAGCCCGCCCCCCAGCGGACGCACTGGCCCCGCACCGGCCTGATCGTGCCTGCCGGGGGGAACCATCCGCGTATGCGCGAGGCCCTGGAAAGCCTGCTCAGGCAGGATTATCCCGCCCTGTACCCCGTCATCGTCACGGCTACCGCCGACGAACCGGCAGCCGGTATCGCGCGCGAGCTGCAGGCCCGCTATCCGCAGCTGCGGCATGTGGTGGCCGGTTTCGCCAAGGGCTGCGGCCAGAAGAACCATAACAGCCTCAAGGGGGTGGCGGCCGTGGAGGACGAGGTCGAGCTGCTGGCGTTCTGCGACAGCACGCATATCGCGCCCCGCGACTTCATCCGCCGTCTGGTGGCGCCCGTGGTGGACGGTGAGGATTTCAGCACCGGCTACCACAAGGTCGTGGCGCTGGACGCGGGCATCGTCACCATGGCCTATGCCCTGTGTGTCCAGCTGATGCGCTATCTGCAGGGCATATCGAGCTTCACCCAGCTGTGGGGCGGCGCCATGTGCTTCCGCCTGTCGGCCTTCCGCCGCTACGGCGTGCGCGAGTTCTGGATGACCAATGTGGTGGACGACTGTTCCCTGGCCGACCGCCTCATCCGGCTGGGGGCCCGTATCCGTCTGAGCGCCGATGCCGTCCTGATGACCGAGGCCCGCGATCATGATCTGGGCGTCTGGCGCCACTGGATGGACCGGCAGATCCTGTTCCTCAAGTTCTGTATCCCCTGCCAGTGGGTCCTGCTGGGCGTGCTGGCCTGCCTTATGCTGCTGCCCGTGCTCTGGGCAGTGCTCGCCCTGCTGGGCGTGCTGCTGGGCAAGCTTTCCTTCGGCTGGCTTCTGGGCGTGCTGGCCTACGCCGCGGCCCTGGCGCTGGTGCTGCGCGGCTGGGCCCGTTTCCAGGAATCCGTTTTTCCCGTCTGGCGCTGGATGGTCGCTTTTTGCGCCAGCGCCTGCATGTTCGTCTGGGTTTATCTGGGTACCATCCTTGCGGAGGGCGTCCTGTGGCAGGGCATCTGGTATGAGGTCGGCCGTCAGGGCCGCGTCATCAGGATGCGCCGCCAGAAGTAG
- a CDS encoding glycosyltransferase family 4 protein, translating into MSDKMHVLFVMEDLCFGGTQRQMVELACRLDRTRFRVSMLVLTGRTDLDAQVEQAGIRVAYLGHSRKVNPFFFALMPASLKRLAPDVLVPCTALPNIWGRIWGRLLGIPVVGTVRGGGAPRRQHERFLWRLTDHMICNSEALADVLSGLGIPAARLTYVPNGVDTERFVPAQPAPSGRPPLIVCVARLAGDKDHLTLLKGFALLRQRHPEVRLRLVGDGPREKELKAWVAEHLPGGGVEFCPGSPDVRAHYAAARIFALTSVREGQPNVILEAMAAGLPVCATDTGGIPRLVARGESGLLSPVGDSAAFAGNCAALLADPAKGDRFGRAGRQRVEQSFSFEAMVAAHEAIFLRLAARERA; encoded by the coding sequence ATGTCTGATAAAATGCATGTGCTCTTCGTCATGGAAGACCTCTGTTTCGGCGGTACCCAGCGCCAGATGGTCGAGCTGGCCTGCCGTCTGGACAGGACGCGCTTCCGTGTCTCCATGCTGGTCCTCACCGGCAGGACGGACCTTGATGCACAGGTCGAACAGGCCGGTATCCGCGTGGCATATCTGGGGCACAGCCGCAAGGTGAACCCCTTTTTCTTTGCGCTCATGCCCGCATCCCTCAAGCGTCTGGCGCCCGATGTCCTCGTCCCCTGCACGGCCCTGCCCAACATCTGGGGCCGCATCTGGGGGCGGCTGCTGGGGATCCCCGTGGTGGGCACGGTGCGCGGCGGCGGCGCGCCACGCAGGCAGCACGAGCGTTTCCTCTGGCGCCTGACGGATCACATGATCTGCAATTCCGAGGCGCTCGCCGACGTCCTTTCCGGCCTGGGCATCCCGGCCGCACGGCTGACCTATGTGCCCAACGGTGTGGACACGGAGCGCTTCGTGCCGGCGCAGCCCGCGCCTTCGGGGCGTCCGCCGCTCATCGTCTGCGTGGCACGTCTGGCCGGGGACAAAGATCATCTGACGCTGTTGAAGGGCTTCGCGCTGCTGCGTCAACGGCATCCCGAGGTCCGCCTGCGTCTCGTGGGAGACGGCCCGCGGGAAAAGGAGCTCAAGGCCTGGGTAGCGGAGCATCTGCCGGGCGGTGGCGTGGAGTTCTGCCCCGGCTCCCCGGATGTGCGCGCCCATTATGCGGCGGCCCGCATCTTTGCGCTGACGTCCGTGCGCGAAGGTCAGCCCAACGTGATCCTGGAAGCCATGGCCGCCGGGCTGCCTGTATGCGCCACGGATACCGGAGGCATCCCCCGGCTCGTGGCCCGGGGGGAGAGCGGCCTGCTCTCGCCGGTGGGGGACAGCGCCGCCTTTGCCGGCAACTGTGCCGCGCTGCTGGCGGATCCCGCGAAGGGAGACAGGTTCGGCCGGGCCGGACGGCAGCGGGTGGAGCAGAGTTTTTCGTTTGAAGCCATGGTGGCGGCGCATGAGGCCATCTTTCTGCGTCTGGCGGCACGGGAGCGGGCATGA
- a CDS encoding DMT family transporter yields MAASLPSPSSPSARRHGLILILLTVFAWSVIGLISKNCLAAGVSPLETAFWRAAIGAACFITHASLRRQIRIPLRHAALFTVFGFWAVGVFYAATLYAIKLSGAAMAVVLLYTAPVWVAMFSRFLFHEPITSRQCGIIALALAGTGMVCFSGGSLPGQTSWTGVACGLLISVCYASHYPFCRWWQDRYTPATLYAFMQLGGAAVIFCLTPVSLDHSLSTWGWLLILGAFTGYFAFFCYAQALKRLGLVRTAVLCYLEPILSTIWVWLFWDESFSPLGWAGSALVLAAVFWLNMDKSRAAS; encoded by the coding sequence ATGGCCGCGTCCCTGCCCTCTCCTTCTTCTCCCTCCGCCCGCCGTCACGGCCTGATCCTGATCCTGCTGACCGTCTTTGCCTGGTCGGTCATCGGCCTGATCTCCAAAAACTGTCTGGCCGCCGGTGTCAGTCCGCTTGAAACGGCCTTCTGGCGCGCCGCCATCGGTGCCGCCTGCTTCATCACCCATGCCAGCCTGCGCCGGCAGATCCGCATCCCGCTGCGCCACGCGGCGCTGTTCACCGTTTTCGGTTTCTGGGCAGTGGGCGTCTTCTACGCGGCCACCCTGTATGCCATCAAACTCAGCGGCGCGGCCATGGCCGTGGTCCTGCTCTACACGGCGCCGGTGTGGGTGGCCATGTTTTCCCGTTTTCTGTTCCACGAGCCCATCACCAGCCGCCAGTGCGGCATCATCGCCCTGGCCCTGGCCGGTACGGGCATGGTCTGCTTTTCCGGCGGCAGTCTGCCCGGGCAGACCTCGTGGACAGGCGTCGCCTGCGGCCTGCTCATCAGCGTCTGCTACGCCTCCCACTATCCCTTCTGCCGCTGGTGGCAGGACCGCTACACACCGGCCACCCTGTATGCCTTCATGCAGCTGGGCGGCGCGGCGGTCATCTTCTGCCTCACGCCCGTCAGCCTCGACCACAGCCTCTCCACCTGGGGCTGGCTGCTGATCCTGGGCGCTTTCACCGGTTATTTCGCCTTTTTCTGCTATGCCCAGGCCCTCAAGCGGCTGGGGCTGGTCCGCACGGCCGTGCTCTGCTATCTGGAGCCCATCCTCAGCACCATCTGGGTCTGGCTGTTCTGGGACGAATCCTTCAGCCCGCTGGGCTGGGCCGGGAGCGCCCTGGTGCTGGCCGCCGTCTTCTGGCTGAACATGGACAAGAGCCGGGCCGCCTCCTAG
- a CDS encoding ABC transporter permease, with the protein MSDLFRVSLRQVVRQRGFGVILSIALGITAFIALSVLGQEIRYKVGQDMVLMGGVNIIRVYMDDAQYPGQPRRDFSPRTVEALRKIPGVGMISENIRNGVTFSLRASGERTLGVHFIGVDQYFAETYSLELVAGRMLSTDDVRGHRRVCMLGREAATNLYGDPSLAVGKLLFLGKDVIEVVGVVTGVMLGEWNQGGFLPTTVMEDRNWGSGKITRLFVRAIGWEDVAPVVRQIPAVVRANQDAPYLVISTQDDQLDRIKTTFMWVEALLWLGIVASLMLGGFGIWYGTFAAVRARTREVGLKKAMGGSDKDILAQFLAEALCKSVAGGLLGILVGTLSVEVGAWSLGTSISYPLLAASSAGSILFSAIIGVAGGLYPAIQASRMDVVSALRFE; encoded by the coding sequence ATGTCGGACCTTTTTCGCGTGAGCTTGCGACAGGTCGTCCGCCAGCGTGGGTTTGGCGTGATCCTGTCCATCGCTCTGGGCATCACGGCCTTTATCGCCCTGTCCGTGCTGGGGCAGGAGATCCGCTACAAGGTGGGGCAGGACATGGTGCTCATGGGCGGGGTGAACATCATCCGTGTCTATATGGATGATGCGCAATATCCCGGCCAGCCGCGACGCGATTTTTCTCCCCGCACGGTGGAAGCGCTGCGCAAGATCCCCGGTGTGGGCATGATCAGCGAGAACATCCGCAACGGGGTCACGTTCAGCCTGCGGGCCAGCGGGGAACGGACGCTGGGGGTCCATTTCATCGGTGTGGACCAGTATTTTGCGGAGACCTATTCCCTGGAGCTCGTGGCCGGCCGGATGCTGTCCACGGATGATGTGCGCGGCCACCGGCGCGTCTGTATGCTGGGGCGCGAGGCCGCCACCAATCTGTACGGCGATCCTTCCCTGGCCGTGGGCAAGCTGCTCTTCCTGGGCAAGGACGTCATCGAGGTCGTGGGCGTGGTGACCGGCGTCATGCTGGGCGAATGGAACCAGGGCGGCTTTTTGCCGACCACGGTCATGGAAGACAGGAACTGGGGCTCCGGCAAGATCACGCGCCTGTTCGTCCGTGCCATCGGCTGGGAGGACGTGGCCCCGGTGGTCCGTCAGATCCCGGCTGTCGTCAGGGCCAATCAGGACGCGCCGTACCTGGTCATCTCCACGCAGGACGACCAGCTCGACCGCATCAAGACCACCTTCATGTGGGTGGAGGCCCTGCTCTGGCTGGGCATCGTGGCGTCCCTCATGCTGGGCGGTTTCGGCATCTGGTACGGGACCTTCGCGGCCGTGCGGGCCCGCACGCGTGAAGTGGGCCTGAAAAAGGCCATGGGCGGTTCGGACAAGGACATCCTGGCCCAGTTCCTGGCCGAGGCCCTGTGCAAGTCCGTGGCCGGCGGCCTGCTGGGCATCCTGGTGGGCACCCTCAGCGTCGAGGTGGGAGCCTGGTCGCTGGGCACCTCCATCTCGTATCCGCTGCTGGCGGCCAGCAGTGCCGGCAGTATTCTTTTCTCCGCCATCATTGGGGTGGCCGGCGGCCTGTATCCTGCCATTCAGGCCAGTCGCATGGATGTCGTTTCCGCCTTGCGTTTCGAGTAG
- the mnmH gene encoding tRNA 2-selenouridine(34) synthase MnmH, whose protein sequence is MPPVQDVAAFLAMRDQGLPLLDVRSPGEFALAHIPGALNLPLFTDEERARVGTAHARSGREGAVHLALELVGGHLAALLARARHLCGGKREVLLHCWRGGMRSDSMRWLLETGGFTVHRLEGGYKSYRTFVRSELARPRPILVLGGYTGCGKTDILLELQRLGSQVIDLEGLARHKGSAFGALGQPEEQPGNEWFENQLYEQWRRCDPARPVWLEDESRHIGHVTMCEEFFAQLGRSPLVRILLPAEERVAHLVRDYGGQDMREGLLAALERLQRRLGSELTRRCRQWIDTGNYADAARAVLHYYDRCYAHQIENRQAPVLKELACTTDDPALAARLLRQWEEGLPPDTFAAPASL, encoded by the coding sequence ATGCCCCCAGTCCAGGACGTTGCCGCATTTCTGGCCATGCGGGACCAGGGCCTCCCGCTGCTGGATGTCCGCTCTCCCGGCGAATTCGCCCTTGCCCATATCCCCGGTGCCCTCAACCTGCCCCTGTTCACCGATGAAGAGCGGGCCAGGGTCGGTACGGCCCATGCCCGCAGCGGACGTGAAGGCGCCGTCCATCTGGCCCTGGAGCTGGTGGGCGGGCATCTGGCCGCCCTGCTTGCCCGTGCCCGCCACCTGTGCGGCGGCAAACGCGAAGTCCTGCTCCACTGCTGGCGGGGCGGCATGCGCAGCGACAGCATGCGCTGGCTGCTGGAAACGGGCGGCTTCACCGTGCACAGGCTGGAGGGCGGCTACAAAAGCTACAGGACCTTCGTGCGCAGCGAGCTGGCCCGGCCCCGGCCCATCCTCGTGCTGGGCGGCTACACGGGCTGCGGCAAGACGGACATCCTGCTGGAGCTGCAGCGCCTCGGTTCGCAGGTCATCGACCTGGAAGGCCTGGCCCGCCACAAGGGCTCTGCCTTCGGGGCCCTGGGCCAGCCCGAGGAACAGCCCGGCAACGAGTGGTTCGAGAACCAGCTCTACGAACAGTGGCGGCGCTGCGATCCTGCCCGTCCTGTCTGGCTTGAGGACGAAAGCCGTCATATCGGTCATGTGACCATGTGCGAGGAATTCTTTGCCCAGCTGGGACGCAGCCCGCTGGTCCGCATCCTGCTGCCGGCCGAGGAACGCGTCGCCCATCTCGTCCGCGACTACGGCGGACAGGACATGCGGGAAGGCCTGCTGGCGGCCCTGGAGCGCCTGCAACGCCGGCTGGGCAGTGAACTGACCCGGCGCTGCCGCCAGTGGATCGATACGGGGAATTACGCCGACGCCGCCCGTGCGGTGCTCCATTATTATGACCGCTGCTATGCGCATCAGATAGAGAACCGTCAGGCCCCCGTCCTCAAGGAACTGGCCTGCACCACCGACGACCCGGCCCTGGCCGCCCGCCTGCTCCGCCAGTGGGAAGAAGGTTTGCCGCCGGACACGTTCGCCGCTCCCGCATCCCTGTAA
- a CDS encoding uracil-xanthine permease family protein, producing MAEQLTTGGGEFDPCRYRLRLRDCLLGAQMLFVAFGALVLVPLLTGLNSNVALFTAGVGTLLFQLVTRGRVPIFLASSFAFIAPIIYGVETWGMPRTMGALVFSGLLYVFISLLIRWRGMGLILRLLPPIVTGPVIMVIGLVLAPTAVKMALGQSGPAMPQATAMSISMVSLAVTVAVSLLGRGMLRLVPILCGIAAGLVMAEIMGVTSWEAVGKSPWLALPAFSLPEFSWEPLLFIIPVTLAPVIEHFGDIIAISSVTGKDYLRDPGVKNTMLGDGIATMAACLLGGPPNTTYSEVTGAVTLTRAFNPAVMTWAALCAILLSMVAKVGAFLSCIPAPVMGGIMILLFGAIMVVGLNTLVRAGQDLLRPRNMVIVALIIIFGVGGMQVSIGGFKLAGIGLAAVTGVVLNLLLPQDDPQG from the coding sequence ATGGCGGAACAGCTCACCACCGGAGGCGGGGAGTTCGATCCCTGCCGTTACAGGCTGCGTCTGCGTGACTGCCTTCTGGGCGCGCAGATGCTTTTTGTGGCTTTCGGCGCGCTGGTGCTTGTCCCCTTGCTGACGGGGCTCAACAGCAATGTTGCCCTGTTCACCGCCGGTGTGGGCACGCTGCTGTTCCAGCTCGTCACGCGGGGCAGGGTCCCCATCTTCCTCGCGTCTTCCTTTGCCTTCATCGCGCCCATCATCTACGGCGTGGAAACCTGGGGCATGCCCCGCACCATGGGGGCCCTGGTCTTTTCCGGTCTGCTCTATGTGTTCATCAGCCTGCTCATCCGCTGGCGCGGCATGGGGCTCATCCTGCGCCTGCTGCCGCCCATCGTGACCGGGCCGGTCATCATGGTCATCGGCCTCGTGCTGGCGCCCACGGCCGTCAAGATGGCCCTGGGCCAGAGCGGTCCGGCCATGCCCCAGGCAACGGCCATGAGCATTTCCATGGTTTCCCTGGCCGTGACCGTGGCCGTCTCCCTGCTGGGACGCGGCATGCTGCGCCTGGTGCCCATCCTGTGCGGTATCGCCGCGGGGCTGGTGATGGCGGAGATCATGGGCGTGACCAGCTGGGAGGCGGTGGGCAAAAGCCCCTGGCTGGCCCTGCCCGCGTTCAGCCTGCCGGAATTCTCCTGGGAGCCGCTGCTCTTCATCATCCCGGTGACCCTGGCACCGGTCATCGAGCATTTTGGCGACATCATCGCCATCAGTTCCGTCACGGGCAAGGATTATCTGCGTGACCCCGGTGTGAAGAACACCATGCTGGGGGACGGGATCGCCACCATGGCCGCCTGTCTGCTGGGCGGGCCGCCCAATACCACCTATTCCGAAGTGACCGGCGCCGTGACCCTGACCCGGGCCTTCAATCCCGCGGTCATGACCTGGGCCGCGCTGTGCGCCATCCTGCTTTCCATGGTCGCCAAGGTGGGGGCCTTCCTCAGCTGCATCCCCGCACCTGTCATGGGCGGGATCATGATCCTTTTGTTCGGGGCCATCATGGTGGTGGGCCTGAACACGCTGGTGCGCGCGGGGCAGGACCTGCTGCGCCCCCGCAACATGGTCATCGTGGCCCTGATCATCATTTTCGGCGTGGGCGGGATGCAGGTCAGTATCGGTGGTTTCAAGCTGGCCGGCATCGGCCTGGCGGCCGTCACCGGTGTGGTCCTCAACCTGCTTTTGCCGCAGGATGATCCGCAGGGCTAG